DNA sequence from the Chitinophaga flava genome:
TCAACAAAGGTACCGGGATCATCCTGGGCTCCCACTATGTAGAACAAATGCTGAACGAGCTGCCAGACGTGGCTGTCACGCATATGCGTCCCGCTGCTTTTTATTATAATTTGCACACATTTGCAGGCATGATAAAAAAGATGGGCTTTATGGCTGCCAACTATGGCGGCACAGACAAGGTTTTATGGGTTTCTCCGGCAGATATTGCTGAAGCGGTGGCCGAAGAAATTATCAGGCCTCATGGCCCTAAAATACGGTATATTGCCAGCGACGAACGCAGCTGCAACGAAGTGGCCGCTATTTTAGGCAAGGCTATTGGTCAGCCCCACCTGCAATGGAATATCATTCCGGGTGAGCAGATGCAAACAGGTCTCGAAGCGAATGGCGTACCTCCGCTGATAGCCAGCCTCCTGGTAGAATTAAATGCAGCCCTTCACAGCGGGATACTGGCAGAAGATTATTACCAGAACCCGCCTG
Encoded proteins:
- a CDS encoding NmrA family NAD(P)-binding protein; this encodes MKIIVTGSLGNISKPLTKQLIEKGHDVTVISSNGKKQDEITSLGATAAIGQLEDVNFLVNTFTGADAVYCMTPSNFAENDLIAYYRKIGKNYAQAIGTTGVKRVVLLSSFGAHLNKGTGIILGSHYVEQMLNELPDVAVTHMRPAAFYYNLHTFAGMIKKMGFMAANYGGTDKVLWVSPADIAEAVAEEIIRPHGPKIRYIASDERSCNEVAAILGKAIGQPHLQWNIIPGEQMQTGLEANGVPPLIASLLVELNAALHSGILAEDYYQNPPAVMGKVKLEDFAAEFAAAFNTNN